A single genomic interval of Oryza sativa Japonica Group chromosome 7, ASM3414082v1 harbors:
- the LOC9268308 gene encoding uncharacterized protein, which yields MDRRSSAPSSRRRKESLLVAEGLVWKNRGGVAMRGRQIGQRNFFNLSDPAQVWWRCPLPASGRHATTVAALAALSPDTMTHPLRLRPLPLQMLGRRRCLLGWRQLSDSRTAGNKIFGSLCFSRMLRWCWSDWCLHDLLVDGLGMIVAHQGIAAGHQVNFSSSSFVELQAEVERQQINQCHPSS from the coding sequence ATGGATCGCCGGAGTTCGGCACCGTCGTCCCGGCGACGGAAGGAGTCGCTTTTAGTCGCCGAGGGTTTAGTTTGGAAAAACAGAGGAGGAGTTGCAATGAGGGGAAGGCAGATCGGTCAAAGGAACTTCTTCAACCTGTCAGATCCAGCACAAGTTTGGTGGCGCTGCCCCCTCCCTGCATCTGGCCGGCACGCAACGACAGTTGCGGCGTTGGCTGCCTTGTCCCCGGACACCATGACCCACCCTCTCCGTCtccggcctctccccctccAGATGTTGGGGCGGCGACGGTGTTTGTTGGGGTGGCGACAGCTCTCGGATTCAAGGACAGCAGGTAACAAAATATTTGGCAGCCTGTGCTTCTCGAGAATGCTGCGTTGGTGCTGGTCGGATTGGTGCTTGCATGATCTGTTGGTAGATGGGCTGGGGATGATAGTTGCTCATCAAGGAATTGCAGCTGGCCACCAGGTTAatttctcctcatcctcctttGTTGAGCTCCAAGCTGAAGTAGAAAGACAGCAGATCAATCAATGCCATCCTAGTTCTTGA